A window of Diabrotica virgifera virgifera chromosome 9, PGI_DIABVI_V3a contains these coding sequences:
- the LOC126891072 gene encoding uncharacterized protein LOC126891072, with protein sequence MTRIQSVPYQNRGRGSKRGGPKRQAYQDQRNEDFVKTKTLIRHCSSVTTSTTSGLAVDHFSTVTLDFMNPIDPFTSEVGLVEDVGSSIEPNTTEEKDNQKTDAPQDEIATAIPGSSVTNSGTSGLAVDHFSTVTFDFMNLIDPFTSEAGLVEDVGSSIELNTTEEKFTHIATAIPGSSVTNCGTSGLAVDHFSTVTLEFMNPIDQFTSGVGLVEDVSSSIELNTTEGRLYNNWKQPLSYYLHCDLLVSEIATAIPGSSVETSGTSGLAVDHFRTVTLDFMKYIDQFTSEVGLVEDVGRLYNNWKQPLSYYLHCDLLVSEIPTAIPGSRVATSSTSGLAVDHFSIVTLDFTNPIDQFTSDVGLVEDVGSSIELNTTEEKFTHIPTAIPGSRVATSGTSGLAVDHFSTVTLDFMNPIDQFTSKVGLVEDVGSSIELNTTKKNSHIEIATAIPGSSVTNSGTSGLAVDHFSTVTLDFMNPIDQFTSNVGLVEDVGSSIELNTTKRNSHIEIPTAIPGSRVATSSTSGLAVDHFSTVTLDFMNPIDQFTSEVGLVEDVGSSIELNTTEEKFTHCDLLVSQIPTAISGSRVATSSTSGLAVDHFSTVTLDFMNPIDQFTSKVGLVEDVGSSIELNTTEEKFTHVKIKPGVNDDILKI encoded by the exons ATGACGCGAATCCAGTCAGTTCCTTATCAGAACCGAGGGCGTGGAAGTAAACGCGGAGGTCCTAAAAGACAAGCTTATCAGGATCAGCGAAACGAAGACTTCGTAAAAACGAA AACATTAATTAGGCATTGTAGTAGTGTCACAACCTCTACTACAAGTGGTTTAGCTGTAGATCACTTCAGTACAGTCACATTGGACTTCATGAATCCAATCGATCCATTCACAAGCGAGGTAGGTCTTGTAGAGGATGTAGGTAGCTCGATTGAGCCCAATACGACTGAAGAGAAAGATAACCAAAAAACTGATGCTCCACAGGA CGAGATAGCGACTGCAATACCCGGTAGTAGTGTCACAAACTCTGGTACAAGTGGTTTAGCTGTAGATCACTTCAGTACAGTCACATTTGACTTCATGAATCTCATCGATCCATTCACAAGCGAGGCAGGTCTTGTAGAGGATGTCGGCAGCTCGATTGAGCTCAATACGACTGAAGAGAAATTCACACAT ATAGCGACTGCAATACCCGGTAGTAGTGTCACAAACTGTGGTACAAGTGGCTTAGCTGTAGATCACTTCAGTACAGTCACATTGGAGTTCATGAATCCCATCGATCAATTCACAAGCGGGGTAGGTCTTGTAGAGGATGTCAGTAGCTCGATTGAGCTCAATACGACTGAAG GAAGACTTTATAATAACTGGAAACAACCTCTATCATATTATCTACATTGTGATCTATTGGTTAGCGAGATAGCGACTGCAATACCCGGTAGTAGTGTCGAAACCTCTGGTACAAGTGGTTTAGCTGTAGATCACTTCAGAACAGTCACATTGGACTTCATGAAATACATCGATCAATTCACAAGCGAGGTAGGTCTTGTAGAGGATGTCG GAAGACTTTATAATAACTGGAAACAACCTCTATCATATTATCTACATTGTGACCTATTGGTTAGCGAGATACCGACTGCAATACCCGGTAGTAGAGTCGCAACCTCTAGTACAAGTGGTTTAGCTGTAGATCACTTCAGTATAGTCACATTGGACTTTACGAATCCCATCGATCAATTCACAAGCGATGTAGGTCTTGTAGAGGATGTCGGTAGCTCGATTGAGCTCAATACGACTGAAGAGAAATTCACACAT ATACCGACTGCAATACCCGGTAGTAGAGTCGCAACCTCTGGTACAAGTGGTTTAGCTGTAGATCACTTCAGTACAGTCACATTGGACTTTATGAATCCCATCGATCAATTCACAAGCAAGGTAGGTCTTGTAGAGGATGTCGGTAGTTCGATTGAGCTCAATACGACGAAGAAAAATTCACACAT CGAGATAGCGACTGCAATACCCGGTAGTAGTGTCACAAACTCTGGTACAAGTGGTTTAGCTGTAGATCACTTCAGTACAGTCACATTGGACTTTATGAATCCCATCGATCAATTCACAAGCAATGTAGGTCTTGTAGAGGATGTCGGTAGCTCGATTGAGCTCAATACGACGAAGAGAAATTCACACAT CGAGATACCGACTGCAATACCCGGTAGTAGAGTCGCAACCTCTAGTACAAGTGGTTTAGCTGTAGATCACTTCAGTACAGTCACATTGGACTTTATGAATCCCATCGATCAATTCACAAGCGAGGTAGGTCTTGTAGAGGATGTCGGTAGCTCGATTGAGCTAAATACGACTGAAGAGAAATTCACACAT TGTGATCTATTGGTTAGCCAGATACCGACTGCAATATCCGGTAGTAGAGTCGCAACCTCTAGTACAAGTGGTTTAGCTGTAGATCACTTCAGTACAGTCACATTGGACTTCATGAATCCCATCGATCAATTCACAAGCAAGGTAGGTCTTGTAGAGGATGTCGGTAGCTCGATTGAGCTAAATACGACTGAAGAGAAATTCACACATGTAAAAATTAAACCTGGCGTAAATGATGATATACTAAAAATATAA